From one Staphylococcus kloosii genomic stretch:
- a CDS encoding RidA family protein, protein MKVINTNNAPEALGPYSHATEINGLLFTSGQIPLNTDGQIVSDDVQEQTRQVLENLKVVLDAAGSDIESVVKATIFIKDMNEFQKINEIYGEYFDAHQPARSCVEVARLPKDVKVEIELIAKVK, encoded by the coding sequence ATGAAAGTAATTAATACAAATAATGCGCCCGAAGCTTTAGGGCCATATTCACACGCAACAGAAATTAATGGATTGTTATTCACATCGGGACAAATCCCATTGAATACTGACGGTCAAATCGTTAGTGATGATGTGCAAGAACAAACACGACAAGTTTTAGAAAATTTAAAAGTTGTGCTAGACGCAGCTGGTTCAGATATTGAATCGGTCGTTAAAGCCACAATCTTTATTAAAGATATGAATGAATTTCAAAAAATAAATGAAATATATGGTGAGTATTTTGATGCACATCAACCAGCGAGAAGTTGTGTTGAAGTTGCACGCTTACCTAAAGATGTGAAAGTTGAAATTGAA
- the purR gene encoding pur operon repressor: MRYKRSERIVFMTQYLMNHPNKLIPLTFFVQKFKQAKSSISEDVQIIKTTFQKEKLGTVTTTAGASGGVTYKPQMGKKEATEVVEELIELLQEKDRLLPGGYLFLSDLMGNPILLKKVGKLIATLYMDEQLDAVVTIATKGISLANAVASVLNLPVVVIRKDNKVTEGSTVSINYVSGSSRKIETMVLSKRTLPENSNVLVVDDFMRAGGSINGVMNLMNEFKAHVKGVSVLVESKEVKQRLIEDYTSLVRLSDVDEYNQQFNVETGNSLTKFS; the protein is encoded by the coding sequence ATGAGATACAAGAGAAGTGAACGTATTGTTTTTATGACACAATATTTAATGAATCATCCCAATAAATTGATACCACTAACGTTTTTCGTCCAAAAGTTCAAACAGGCTAAATCATCAATTAGTGAGGATGTTCAAATTATAAAAACAACATTCCAAAAAGAAAAATTAGGTACTGTGACGACTACTGCTGGTGCAAGTGGCGGAGTTACATATAAACCACAAATGGGCAAAAAAGAAGCTACAGAAGTTGTAGAAGAGTTAATCGAATTACTACAAGAAAAAGATCGATTATTACCTGGTGGTTATTTGTTCTTATCAGATTTGATGGGTAATCCAATTTTATTAAAGAAAGTTGGCAAGTTAATTGCAACGCTCTATATGGATGAACAATTAGATGCAGTGGTAACAATAGCTACTAAAGGTATTTCTTTAGCTAATGCCGTAGCGAGTGTATTGAATTTACCGGTAGTAGTTATTAGAAAAGATAATAAGGTTACTGAAGGGTCTACTGTTTCAATAAATTATGTTTCTGGTTCTTCTCGTAAGATTGAAACGATGGTGTTATCTAAACGCACATTGCCTGAAAATTCTAATGTACTCGTTGTTGATGATTTCATGCGTGCTGGTGGTTCAATTAATGGTGTGATGAATTTGATGAATGAGTTTAAAGCACACGTTAAAGGGGTATCAGTACTTGTAGAATCAAAAGAAGTTAAACAACGATTGATTGAAGATTATACTTCCTTGGTTAGATTATCTGATGTAGATGAATACAATCAGCAATTTAACGTAGAAACAGGCAATAGTTTAACTAAATTTTCTTAA